The nucleotide window CCTAATTAACCGTAGGGTGGGCACTGCCCACCTTTTTAGTGAACAGTGAACAGTGAACAGTTAATGTTAATTTTGTCCAGGGACTTACACTAATATAAAATTCTTTTAGTCAATAATTTATCTTAATTAGTAGATAAAAAATTTTGGATCACAAAAACAATGTTTATACGAGATCAGGTGATCGCTTGGTTATCAGAAAATGTCTCAGACCATCGTCTGCAACATATTTTAGGAGTTGAACAGATGTCTATTCAACTCGCCAAACAACATGGAATTGATCCCCACAAAGCGGGAGTTGCCGGACTGATGCACGACTTAGCGAAATTTTTTCCCCCCACTCAATTACTACAAATGGCACAAGAAGAAGGCTTAGAAATTGACCCCATCTGTCAAACTAATCCTCATTTACTCCATGCGGATGTCAGTGCGATCGTCGCTAGAGAAGAATTTGGCATCAAAGATGAAGAAATATTAACGGCGATCAAAAATCATACTTTGGGTAGTCCCGCCATGTGTCCCTTGAGTTGTATTTTATTCGTAGCAGATGCTCTAGAACCCAATCGGGGCAATACCCCAGAATTAGAACTCATGCGCCAAGTCAGTTGGGAAAATCTTTATAAAAGTGTGCGCCAAACCTGTGACTTTTCTTTAAAATATTTACTAAATACTCATAAAACCATCCACCCCCGTACCATTTTAACTCGCAATTGGGCATTAGAGACAACCCGCAATTTAGCCAAATAACTCAACCCAACCAGAGGCATTGGTTGCTAAGGTGGATAAATAACATCAATAACACTTTGTAGACCTTAAACAACAGACATAGGATTGAATGACA belongs to Gloeothece citriformis PCC 7424 and includes:
- the yqeK gene encoding bis(5'-nucleosyl)-tetraphosphatase (symmetrical) YqeK, which translates into the protein MRDQVIAWLSENVSDHRLQHILGVEQMSIQLAKQHGIDPHKAGVAGLMHDLAKFFPPTQLLQMAQEEGLEIDPICQTNPHLLHADVSAIVAREEFGIKDEEILTAIKNHTLGSPAMCPLSCILFVADALEPNRGNTPELELMRQVSWENLYKSVRQTCDFSLKYLLNTHKTIHPRTILTRNWALETTRNLAK